A portion of the Lolium rigidum isolate FL_2022 chromosome 1, APGP_CSIRO_Lrig_0.1, whole genome shotgun sequence genome contains these proteins:
- the LOC124706999 gene encoding mechanosensitive ion channel protein 10-like — protein sequence MDPSKSSAKPAAVANGDVVLLMPPEQPQPQKQQQQPPPPPKPTAEAPQTPQHPEKPAPTSSPHRPPLPNPEKPPPTTSPSRPPLPPASAPLLRRRSSIAKPKSRFVEPPTPPAPSSHPSPAHPSTTQTPRPASTPHTPGDADDDDDIFRKDGAPAHASAAKCRRRACISLELAVLVAFLALLVVSLLVHPLKGRFVWGLEIWKWCVMVITVFSGHLVSHWLIALIVFVIERNFLLRNKVLYFVFGLKRSVQACIWVGLVLLAWSQLFDRDLGRPPKTARILNYVSRFLASVLIASVIWLIKTFIMKSIASSFHRKAFFDRIQESLFHQYVLQALSGPPLMELAENIGREPSGRVSLSRVSEEKGTPKVIDVAKLRRMNQEKISAWTMKGLITAIRSSKLSTISQSIESFDEFDDAEQKDKEINSEWEAKIAANAIFKNVARPGYKHIEEIDLLRFFNKEEAALVLPMFEGASETGKIKKSALKTWVVKAYLDRKSLAHSLNDTKTAVSQLHNLMRVLVIIIITIITLLLMGIATTKVLVVISSQLLVVVFIFGNACKTVFEALIFVFIMHPFDVGDRCVIDGIQMTVEEMNILTTVLLKNDNEKVYYPNSVLSTKPISNFYRSPNMFDTVDFAIDVSTSAASIGALKSRIKGYLESKPTHWYPIHTVNLKDILDVNKINMSLSAQHTMNFQNIREKNIRRSELVMELKKIFEELSITYYLLPQKVQLSYAGPNPLPISVSQGR from the exons ATGGATCCCTCGAAATCCAGCGCGaagcccgccgccgtcgccaatggcGACGTGGTCCTCCTCATGCCACCCGAGCAGCCCCAACcccagaagcagcagcagcagccgccgccgccaccgaagcCCACAGCGGAGGCGCCCCAAACCCCCCAACACCCCGAGAAGCCGGCGCCGACCTCCAGCCCCCATCGCCCGCCCCTCCCCAACCCGGAGAAGCCGCCCCCGACCACGAGCCCCTCGCGCCCGCCTCTCCCTCCCGCCTCGGCGCCCCTCCTCCGGCGCCGCTCCTCGATCGCCAAGCCCAAATCCCGCTTCGTCGAGCCGCCGACCCCTCCAGCCCCCTCCTCCCACCCCTCCCCCGCCCACCCCTCCACCACCCAGACCCCTCGCCCCGCCTCCACCCCGCACACCcccggcgacgccgacgacgacgacgacatctTCCGCAAGGACGGCGCCCCGGCCCACGCCTCCGCGGCCAAGTGCCGCCGCAGGGCCTGCATCTCGCTCGAGCTCGCCGTGCTCGTCGCCTTCCTCGCGCTGCTCGTCGTCAGCCTCCTCGTGCACCCGCTCAAGGGCCGCTTCGTCTGGGGGCTCGAGATCTGGAAGTGGTGCGTCATGGTCATCACCGTCTTCTCCGGCCACCTCGTCAGCCATTGGCTCATCGCCCTAATCGTCTTCGTCATCGAGCGCAACTTCCTGCTCCGCAACAAGGTGCTCTACTTCGTCTTCGGCCTCAAGAGGAGCGTCCAGGCCTGTATCTGGGTCGGCCTCGTGCTCCTCGCCTGGTCGCAGCTCTTTGACCGCGACCTCGGTCGCCCACCAAAAACGGCCAGGATCCTCAACTACGTCTCCAGGTTCCTCGCCTCCGTGCTCATCGCATCGGTTATCTGGTTAATAAAGACGTTTATCATGAAGTCCATTGCGTCCTCCTTCCACCGGAAGGCCTTCTTCGACCGGATCCAGGAGAGCCTCTTCCACCAATATGTCCTGCAGGCTCTATCTGGCCCTCCTCTGATGGAGCTGGCGGAGAATATTGGACGGGAGCCAAGTGGGCGGGTGAGCTTAAGCAGGGTGAGCGAGGAGAAAGGAACCCCCAAGGTCATCGATGTTGCCAAACTGAGGAGGATGAACCAGGAGAAGATCTCGGCTTGGACAATGAAAGGGCTCATCACCGCAATACGAAGCTCTAAGCTGTCCACGATATCTCAAAGTATTGAGAGCTTTGATGAGTTTGATGACGCGGAGCAAAAAGATAAGGAGATAAATAGCGAGTGGGAGGCAAAGATAGCAGCAAatgccattttcaaaaatgttgcAAGGCCCGGCTACAA GCACATTGAGGAGATAGATTTGCTGAGATTTTTCAACAAGGAGGAGGCGGCCCTGGTGCTTCCAATGTTTGAAGGGGCATCAGAGACGGGGAAGATAAAGAAATCTGCTTTAAAAACTTGGGTG GTTAAAGCATACCTCGACCGCAAATCACTAGCACATTCTCTGAACGACACAAAAACTGCAGTTAGCCAACTTCACAACCTCATGAGAGTTCTGGTTATTATTATAATCACCATTATCACTCTGTTGTTGATGGGCATTGCGACAACCAAGGTCCTTGTTGTCATTTCATCACAGCTTCTTGTTGTGGTATTCATATTTGGAAATGCCTGCAAGACTGTATTTGAGGCCCTTATATTCGTCTTCATCATGCATCCGTTTGATGTTGGTGACCGCTGTGTCATTGATGGAATTCAG ATGACTGTTGAAGAAATGAATATCTTGACCACTGTTCTGCTAAAGAATGACAATGAGAAGGTCTATTATCCAAACTCTGTGCTGTCGACAAAGCCAATCAGCAACTTTTACCGAAGCCCTAACATGTTTGACACTGTCGACTTCGCTATTGATGTTTCAACTTCAGCTGCGAGCATTGGAGCTCTGAAATCAAGAATTAAAGG GTACTTGGAGAGCAAACCAACACACTGGTACCCTATCCACACTGTAAACCTAAAGGACATCTTGGACGTGAACAAGATCAACATGTCCTTGTCTGCTCAGCACACCATGAACTTCCAGAATATCCGTGAAAAGAACATCAGGAGATCTGAGCTAGTTATGGAGCTGAAGAAAATATTCGAGGAGCTGTCCATTACCTACTACCTTCTGCCTCAAAAAGTCCAGCTTAGCTATGCGGGACCAAACCCATTACCCATATCTGTTTCCCAGGGCAGGTAG